The proteins below are encoded in one region of Brassica napus cultivar Da-Ae chromosome A6, Da-Ae, whole genome shotgun sequence:
- the LOC106407472 gene encoding FRIGIDA-like protein 5 isoform X2: MGSLIEKAMSELRLVDLSKRNFKQTLDSLQENAHSLILLSIQWKEIESLCDSSKALLEERAKELEAMDASLKVRALELEAKASDLEKKEEALGLEEVEKRKEDDKVKELEEKAKELEFKVRELQQKQRGGVTTVRSEFEPLVSLLAKNIGTNVSIPTNSSTFRLSGDDLVKRNQGLARTIPCLDPAKLVLDAVEGCFKEDFGGGGGDRRGSVVDSCILLLEKLMEMKVCVTREVKQEATQLGIDWINKAIITGPKNDSLVLGCLVFLAAYGLDFVTTPEVLLHLSESFLLYEQAPRLFRRLGLEDHVSDVVETLKMKDEYVATLRFICEFRLSKLCPGWRPRTVLHEFLQSLTRVDRVTDGTGNFLEAEKAKREKRKADAAMALDCIREKKAESLFNDNALKELSLLAKKDSAPRVTEPVRESCGNGQNTANAVEKSNAVSVIPCEQKNETKRQRLTEPITPCQNSTVNQLKVVPPSSGEKAVELVVNHPQPDAKATNPLSTEAEPNILSRSTNADTLRKLLEKQPPEESDISNAIKCFPDPAKLVLDTSMALCPKTPEGGYDFKLLVTSDRCLLLLDQLKKLPLQIEHPVKDEAKKLAVHWKDEISKSKTDELEAVCFLKFVGIFGIVSEFKANDLLALLDTSYWQTVSPDLCQFLGLDSAIPGFVQNLIKTGYRLKAVDYIYSLGMVHRFHPVSAIINDSMRITKESAEKSYRDANNEPAPQVAAVERQIKTLRAAIKCISCHKLESEFQLGDLEAQIKALLKRRRNLLAGPNSTVKQSQPNSAEVGSVTSNTPLEPSTTAASSSVTRPGSTSNEKRGQKRGFSENKQSSGRVTSTPRNNFQGNEGQSYRVDHHLSQRFHRNF, from the exons ATGGGTAGCTTGATAGAGAAGGCAATGAGTGAATTACGTCTCGTTGATTTAAGCAAGCGGAACTTCAAGCAAACTCTAGATTCTCTCCAAGAGAACGCTCACTCGCTTATCCTCCTTTCGATTCAGTGGAAAGAAATCGAGTCCTTGTGCGATTCCTCCAAAGCCCTTCTCGAGGAGCGAGCCAAGGAGCTTGAGGCGATGGATGCGTCTTTAAAGGTCCGAGCTTTGGAGCTGGAAGCGAAAGCTAGCGATTTGGAGAAGAAGGAGGAAGCTTTGGGTTTGGAAGAGGTGGAGAAAAGGAAGGAAGATGACAAGGTTAAGGAACTTGAGGAGAAAGCAAAAGAGCTTGAGTTCAAGGTTAGAGAGTTACAGCAGAAACAGAGAGGAGGTGTTACAACGGTGAGAAGTGAGTTTGAGCCGTTAGTTTCATTGCTGGCTAAAAACATAGGGACAAATGTGTCAATCCCCACAAACTCTTCGACGTTTCGCTTGAGTGGGGATGATTTGGTTAAGAGAAACCAAGGCTTGGCAAGAACGATCCCGTGTTTGGACCCAGCGAAGCTTGTTTTGGATGCTGTAGAAGGGTGTTTCAAGGAAGAttttggaggaggaggtggtgatAGACGTGGTAGTGTTGTTGATAGTTGCATCCTTCTGTTAGAGAAACTGATGGAGATGAAAGTGTGTGTGACACGAGAAGTGAAACAGGAAGCGACTCAGCTTGGGATTGACTGGATAAACAAGGCGATAATAACCGGTCCGAAGAATGACTCGCTGGTTTTAGGTTGCTTGGTGTTTCTGGCTGCTTACGGTTTGGACTTTGTGACTACTCCTGAGGTGCTCTTGCACCTTTCAGAGAGCTTCCTTCTGTATGAGCAGGCCCCGAGACTGTTTCGGCGTCTGGGGTTAGAAGATCATGTTTCTG ATGTGGTTGAAACTCTAAAGATGAAAGATGAGTACGTGGCAACGCTGAGATTCATCTGTGAGTTCCGGTTATCCAAGCTTTGTCCAGGATGGCGACCAAGAACAGTTTTGCATGAGTTCTTGCAATCCTTAACTAGAGTTGACCGAGTaactgatggaactggaaactTTTTGGAGGCGGAG AAAGCGAAGAGGGAGAAGAGAAAGGCTGATGCAGCCATGGCCCTTGACTGTATAAGAGAGAAGAAAGCTGAGTCCTTATTTAATGATAATGCTCTTAAAGAACTGAGTTTACTGGCGAAGAAAGATTCAGCACCGAGAGTAACGGAACCAGTTCGCGAAAGTTGTGGAAATGGACAGAACACGGCCAATGCTGTTGAGAAATCTAATGCTGTTTCTGTCATTCCTTGTGAACAGAAGAATGAAACTAAACGTCAAAGATTAACCGAACCAATAACTCCTTGTCAGAATTCAACAG TGAACCAGCTCAAGGTTGTGCCCCCTTCTTCTGGGGAGAAGGCTGTGGAATTGGTAGTAAATCATCCTCAGCCAGATGCTAAAGCGACTAATCCATTAAGCACCGAAGCTGAGCCAAACATTCTCTCTCGTTCAACTAACGCGGACACGTTAAGGAAGCTATTAGAAAAGCAACCTCCGGAGGAGAGTGATATCTCTAACGCTATCAAATGCTTCCCAGATCCAGCAAAGCTTGTTCTAGACACATCCATGGCTCTTTGTCCTAAAACACCCGAAGGCGGCTACGACTTCAAACTGCTGGTTACTTCAGATAGATGCCTCTTATTGTTGGATCAGCTGAAGAAGCTCCCGCTTCAAATTGAACATCCTGTGAAAGACGAGGCAAAGAAACTTGCGGTTCACTGGAAAGATGAGATTTCAAAGAGTAAGACGGATGAACTTGAAGCCGTTTGTTTCCTAAAGTTTGTAGGTATCTTCGGGATTGTGTCAGAGTTCAAGGCTAATGACCTTCTAGCTCTACTAGACACTTCTTACTGGCAAACTGTATCTCCTGATCTCTGCCAGTTTCTCGGGTTGGACAGCGCCATTCCAG GTTTCGTTCAAAACCTCATCAAAACTGGGTATCGTCTCAAGGCAGTTGACTACATATACTCATTAGGTATGGTCCATAGATTCCATCCTGTCTCCGCTATCATAAACGATTCCATGAGGATTACAAAGGAATCTGCGGAGAAGTCATATAGAGACGCCAACAACGAACCTGCACCACAG GTTGCAGCCGTAGAGAGGCAGATCAAAACACTAAGAGCCGCCATTAAATGCATATCGTGTCACAAACTCGAATCAGAGTTCCAACTCGGAGACCTCGAGGCACAAATCAAGGCACTGTTGAAACGTAGAAGAAACCTATTGGCTGGACCTAATTCAACAGTCAAACAATCCCAACCAAATTCAGCAGAGGTTGGTTCTGTCACCAGCAACACACCTTTGGAGCCTTCAACGACAGCTGCTTCCTCCTCGGTGACCAGACCGGGCTCCACGAGTAACGAGAAGAGAGGACAAAAACGCGGCTTTTCTGAAAACAAACAGAGCTCAGGACGCGTTACTTCAACCCCAAGAAATAACTTTCAGGGGAATGAAGGACAGTCTTATCGTGTTGATCATCATCTTAGCCAGAGGTTTCACCGGAACTTCTAA
- the LOC106407472 gene encoding FRIGIDA-like protein 5 isoform X1 codes for MGSLIEKAMSELRLVDLSKRNFKQTLDSLQENAHSLILLSIQWKEIESLCDSSKALLEERAKELEAMDASLKVRALELEAKASDLEKKEEALGLEEVEKRKEDDKVKELEEKAKELEFKVRELQQKQRGGVTTVRSEFEPLVSLLAKNIGTNVSIPTNSSTFRLSGDDLVKRNQGLARTIPCLDPAKLVLDAVEGCFKEDFGGGGGDRRGSVVDSCILLLEKLMEMKVCVTREVKQEATQLGIDWINKAIITGPKNDSLVLGCLVFLAAYGLDFVTTPEVLLHLSESFLLYEQAPRLFRRLGLEDHVSDVVETLKMKDEYVATLRFICEFRLSKLCPGWRPRTVLHEFLQSLTRVDRVTDGTGNFLEAEKAKREKRKADAAMALDCIREKKAESLFNDNALKELSLLAKKDSAPRVTEPVRESCGNGQNTANAVEKSNAVSVIPCEQKNETKRQRLTEPITPCQNSTVNQLKVVPPSSGEKAVELVVNHPQPDAKATNPLSTEAEPNILSRSTNADTLRKLLEKQPPEESDISNAIKCFPDPAKLVLDTSMALCPKTPEGGYDFKLLVTSDRCLLLLDQLKKLPLQIEHPVKDEAKKLAVHWKDEISKSKTDELEAVCFLKFVGIFGIVSEFKANDLLALLDTSYWQTVSPDLCQFLGLDSAIPGFVQNLIKTGYRLKAVDYIYSLGMVHRFHPVSAIINDSMRITKESAEKSYRDANNEPAPQAVQVAAVERQIKTLRAAIKCISCHKLESEFQLGDLEAQIKALLKRRRNLLAGPNSTVKQSQPNSAEVGSVTSNTPLEPSTTAASSSVTRPGSTSNEKRGQKRGFSENKQSSGRVTSTPRNNFQGNEGQSYRVDHHLSQRFHRNF; via the exons ATGGGTAGCTTGATAGAGAAGGCAATGAGTGAATTACGTCTCGTTGATTTAAGCAAGCGGAACTTCAAGCAAACTCTAGATTCTCTCCAAGAGAACGCTCACTCGCTTATCCTCCTTTCGATTCAGTGGAAAGAAATCGAGTCCTTGTGCGATTCCTCCAAAGCCCTTCTCGAGGAGCGAGCCAAGGAGCTTGAGGCGATGGATGCGTCTTTAAAGGTCCGAGCTTTGGAGCTGGAAGCGAAAGCTAGCGATTTGGAGAAGAAGGAGGAAGCTTTGGGTTTGGAAGAGGTGGAGAAAAGGAAGGAAGATGACAAGGTTAAGGAACTTGAGGAGAAAGCAAAAGAGCTTGAGTTCAAGGTTAGAGAGTTACAGCAGAAACAGAGAGGAGGTGTTACAACGGTGAGAAGTGAGTTTGAGCCGTTAGTTTCATTGCTGGCTAAAAACATAGGGACAAATGTGTCAATCCCCACAAACTCTTCGACGTTTCGCTTGAGTGGGGATGATTTGGTTAAGAGAAACCAAGGCTTGGCAAGAACGATCCCGTGTTTGGACCCAGCGAAGCTTGTTTTGGATGCTGTAGAAGGGTGTTTCAAGGAAGAttttggaggaggaggtggtgatAGACGTGGTAGTGTTGTTGATAGTTGCATCCTTCTGTTAGAGAAACTGATGGAGATGAAAGTGTGTGTGACACGAGAAGTGAAACAGGAAGCGACTCAGCTTGGGATTGACTGGATAAACAAGGCGATAATAACCGGTCCGAAGAATGACTCGCTGGTTTTAGGTTGCTTGGTGTTTCTGGCTGCTTACGGTTTGGACTTTGTGACTACTCCTGAGGTGCTCTTGCACCTTTCAGAGAGCTTCCTTCTGTATGAGCAGGCCCCGAGACTGTTTCGGCGTCTGGGGTTAGAAGATCATGTTTCTG ATGTGGTTGAAACTCTAAAGATGAAAGATGAGTACGTGGCAACGCTGAGATTCATCTGTGAGTTCCGGTTATCCAAGCTTTGTCCAGGATGGCGACCAAGAACAGTTTTGCATGAGTTCTTGCAATCCTTAACTAGAGTTGACCGAGTaactgatggaactggaaactTTTTGGAGGCGGAG AAAGCGAAGAGGGAGAAGAGAAAGGCTGATGCAGCCATGGCCCTTGACTGTATAAGAGAGAAGAAAGCTGAGTCCTTATTTAATGATAATGCTCTTAAAGAACTGAGTTTACTGGCGAAGAAAGATTCAGCACCGAGAGTAACGGAACCAGTTCGCGAAAGTTGTGGAAATGGACAGAACACGGCCAATGCTGTTGAGAAATCTAATGCTGTTTCTGTCATTCCTTGTGAACAGAAGAATGAAACTAAACGTCAAAGATTAACCGAACCAATAACTCCTTGTCAGAATTCAACAG TGAACCAGCTCAAGGTTGTGCCCCCTTCTTCTGGGGAGAAGGCTGTGGAATTGGTAGTAAATCATCCTCAGCCAGATGCTAAAGCGACTAATCCATTAAGCACCGAAGCTGAGCCAAACATTCTCTCTCGTTCAACTAACGCGGACACGTTAAGGAAGCTATTAGAAAAGCAACCTCCGGAGGAGAGTGATATCTCTAACGCTATCAAATGCTTCCCAGATCCAGCAAAGCTTGTTCTAGACACATCCATGGCTCTTTGTCCTAAAACACCCGAAGGCGGCTACGACTTCAAACTGCTGGTTACTTCAGATAGATGCCTCTTATTGTTGGATCAGCTGAAGAAGCTCCCGCTTCAAATTGAACATCCTGTGAAAGACGAGGCAAAGAAACTTGCGGTTCACTGGAAAGATGAGATTTCAAAGAGTAAGACGGATGAACTTGAAGCCGTTTGTTTCCTAAAGTTTGTAGGTATCTTCGGGATTGTGTCAGAGTTCAAGGCTAATGACCTTCTAGCTCTACTAGACACTTCTTACTGGCAAACTGTATCTCCTGATCTCTGCCAGTTTCTCGGGTTGGACAGCGCCATTCCAG GTTTCGTTCAAAACCTCATCAAAACTGGGTATCGTCTCAAGGCAGTTGACTACATATACTCATTAGGTATGGTCCATAGATTCCATCCTGTCTCCGCTATCATAAACGATTCCATGAGGATTACAAAGGAATCTGCGGAGAAGTCATATAGAGACGCCAACAACGAACCTGCACCACAG GCTGTACAGGTTGCAGCCGTAGAGAGGCAGATCAAAACACTAAGAGCCGCCATTAAATGCATATCGTGTCACAAACTCGAATCAGAGTTCCAACTCGGAGACCTCGAGGCACAAATCAAGGCACTGTTGAAACGTAGAAGAAACCTATTGGCTGGACCTAATTCAACAGTCAAACAATCCCAACCAAATTCAGCAGAGGTTGGTTCTGTCACCAGCAACACACCTTTGGAGCCTTCAACGACAGCTGCTTCCTCCTCGGTGACCAGACCGGGCTCCACGAGTAACGAGAAGAGAGGACAAAAACGCGGCTTTTCTGAAAACAAACAGAGCTCAGGACGCGTTACTTCAACCCCAAGAAATAACTTTCAGGGGAATGAAGGACAGTCTTATCGTGTTGATCATCATCTTAGCCAGAGGTTTCACCGGAACTTCTAA
- the LOC106407361 gene encoding myosin heavy chain, cardiac muscle isoform-like, whose protein sequence is MEEIKEENYLNLCGVKKDNIAKQLDKVHSHSSDILLFSVLWRDLSDYLNSAEEKVEKRFRELKLKEKELQDQSFALEERGKAVEAAEAVAVELEVKSDGFRVEIEAKREELEFVRNQVEVSREEFSAEEARVSQVKKLVEECTVEKMSKESEVNEVLEALSKTQAELGSKGKELAQMETDLERYRADVSAEMERLGRTQTLRRELDEKVERETEDLTLVQKKMVECEKLLQTRSEDLIKTQCELDLKRGQLGQVEADLERHRVEVSAEKKHLETTQTRSRELEEEIKRKRKDLRAVLDKITECGKQLESVEEKLDSQQKMLDTRSSELASKEKELELLSLDIDLREQSVICLNNDMEETCQKTESKAKELEDIQKRIEERSAYLESISSLIEEHNEELSSKEKQQDVLTETLEKAKVHLGDLERCITEHESTKMERITVNDAYRELLQHLDIKEKELKSLESVLTQRNKQVEEGEKKIQHLNDSIEELTRQLKLKQEEVCGINKAVRECSGELEAKRKHRDQVQSSITDLTTQLKSKERDLHSVKKKIKGSLKDLQSKEEEKVRLKASLVEREKGFELKEKELDAREERADKKDQQLKSTEQKLAKSLKEIEQRAKQLSSFCQQGTSDQHVDLVRDANVRDEKTLQLLLRGHLKKCPQLHLEVLHSLKVSADPSRLVLETIRGFYSAQQRMAETNLDPNLVRSSICLLECLMDMSAKPKNEVQGEAFTFTMECKNTTLIKVENPVEVMGFLHFLAAFSVAYTFDADQVKNLLDDAFLCKYAPSLCEALGITASAPGNNVISLEEKPEQAPEAPISNSSDSRSLNVQENIASSPVASEDALRDIVGTPSFSPNEVSTELPMFKDPGRFVLTSVEEALTGARERGELSLADPMVKTLVPLLEELTRVVRSTDLELQVDATKVAHQWSSMMGASGLKSQLEAWAFLQFIVAFGLAKQTSQNETLHFAKHVAHFKHAPKLFRSLGLTSAIPNFVNELLIKAQYIPAVRFMLFFNVKSSFSPLVILKQEVMNLKRSVNDKRRLESQAEANRDAAAKMREIIEITEDFKLKIDLPMDLILKFMVPREIPNQNQHVVASSSSAPVQSTQMLPRFHMQAAHTVIHNSYITTHTSFPFLPTSSGAAPNPEVVDVETHQAGGSTAFHAGSKRLRVDPGGGPRPVIRPCFNPSQGYGRF, encoded by the exons ATGGAAGAGATTAAGGAGGAGAACTATTTGAATCTCTGCGGTGTGAAGAAAGACAATATCGCTAAACAATTGGACAAGGTTCATTCTCATTCTTCCGATATACTTCTCTTCAGCGTTCTGTGGAGAGATTTATCAGATTATCTCAATTCCGCTGAAGAGAAAGTGGAGAAGAGGTTCAGGGAGTTGAAGTTGAAGGAGAAGGAGTTGCAAGATCAAAGCTTTGCGCTTGAAGAAAGGGGTAAAGCGGTAGAGGCTGCGGAAGCTGTGGCTGTTGAGTTGGAGGTGAAATCTGATGGGTTTAGGGTGGAGATTGAAGCAAAGAGGGAGGAGCTTGAGTTTGTTAGGAATCAGGTGGAGGTTTCTCGAGAGGAGTTCAGTGCAGAGGAAGCGAGAGTATCTCAGGTTAAGAAACTGGTGGAGGAGTGTACGGTAGAGAAAATGTCAAAGGAGAGTGAGGTTAATGAGGTGTTGGAAGCGTTGAGTAAGACTCAAGCTGAGCTTGGTTCGAAAGGTAAAGAGTTGGCACAAATGGAGACTGATCTCGAGAGGTATCGTGCTGATGTCAGTGCAGAGATGGAGCGTTTGGGAAGAACTCAAACTCTCAGGAGAGAATTGGATgagaaagtagagagagagactgaAGATCTCACCCTGGTTCAGAAAAAAATGGTGGAATGTGAGAAGCTGCTTCAGACACGGTCGGAAGATCTAATAAAGACTCAATGTGAGCTTGATTTGAAGCGGGGACAGTTGGGACAGGTGGAAGCTGATCTTGAGAGGCATCGTGTTGAGGTCAGCGCTGAGAAGAAGCATTTAGAAACGACTCAAACTCGCAGTAGAGAATTAGAGGAGGAGATAAAGAGGAAGCGGAAGGATCTTAGAGCGGTTCTTGATAAAATTACGGAATGTGGGAAGCAGCTTGAATCGGTGGAAGAGAAACTAGACTCCCAGCAGAAGATGCTTGATACACGGTCCTCGGAGCTTGCCTCTAAAGAGAAAGAGTTGGAATTACTGAGTCTTGATATTGACTTGAGGGAACAGAGCGTCATATGCCTTAATAATGACATGGAGGAGACTTGCCAAAAGACGGAATCTAAAGCCAAGGAgttggaggacattcaaaagcGTATTGAGGAAAGGAGTGCGTATTTGGAATCAATCAGCTCATTGATTGAGGAACACAATGAAGAACTATCTTCTAAAGAGAAACAACAAGATGTATTAACAGAGACGTTGGAAAAAGCTAAAGTACATCTTGGAGATCTAGAAAGATGCATTACTGAGCATGAGTCAACGAAAATGGAACGTATCACTGTGAATGATGCATATAGAGAGCTCCTCCAACACCTGGAtatcaaagagaaggagttaaagtCTTTAGAATCAGTACTCACTCAGAGAAATAAACAAGTTGAGGAAGGAGAGAAGAAAATACAGCATCTGAATGACTCCATTGAGGAACTTACCAGACAACTCAAGCTGAAACAAGAAGAGGTTTGTGGAATCAACAAAGCGGTCAGAGAATGCTCAGGTGAGTTGGAAGCTAAGAGGAAACATCGTGATCAGGTTCAAAGCTCAATTACTGACCTTACTACTCAGCTCAAATCAAAAGAACGCGATCTTCATTCTGtcaagaagaagatcaaagGCAGCTTGAAAGACTTGCAATCTAAAGAGGAGGAGAAAGTCAGATTGAAAGCATCGTTGGTGGAACGTGAGAAAGGATTTGAACTAAAGGAGAAGGAGCTTGATGCTCGTGAGGAAAGGGCCGACAAAAAAGATCAGCAACTGAAATCTACAGAACAGAAGTTGGCTAAATCTTTGAAGGAAATTGAGCAGAGAGCAAAGCAACTGTCCAGCTTTTGTCAACAAGGCACCTCGGATCAGCATGTTGACTTGGTACGAGACGCCAATGTAAGAGACGAGAAAACTTTGCAGTTGCTATTACGCGGGCATCTGAAGAAGTGTCCTCAGCTTCACCTTGAGGTTTTGCATTCTCTAAAGGTATCTGCTGACCCGTCAAGGCTTGTGCTAGAAACTATACGAGGGTTTTACTCCGCTCAGCAAAGGATGGCAGAAACAAATCTTGATCCAAACCTTGTTAGGAGTAGCATCTGCTTGCTCGAATGCTTAATGGATATGTCAGCAAAACCCAAAAATGAAGTACAAGGAGAAGCTTTTACATTTACCATGGAATGTAAGAACACAACTCTGATTAAGGTAGAAAATCCAGTGGAAGTTATGGGCTTTCTTCACTTTCTTGCTGCATTCAGTGTGGCATACACATTTGATGCCGACCAAGTTAAGAATCTTTTAGATGACGCCTTTCTTTGCAAATATGCTCCTAGTCTATGCGAAGCTCTTGGAATAACAGCTTCAGCACCTG GCAACAATGTGATTTCATTGGAAGAGAAGCCTGAACAGGCCCCTGAAGCACCAATCAGCAACAGCAGTGATTCTCGCTCCTTGAATGTCCAAGAAAACATAGCATCATCTCCTGTGGCTAGTGAAGATGCTCTTAGAGACATTGTAGGCACACCTTCCTTTTCACCTAATGAAGTATCTACTGAACTTCCAATGTTCAAAGATCCAGGCAGGTTTGTTCTAACTTCTGTTGAGGAGGCACTCACGGGTGCTCGTGAGAGAGGGGAATTGAGTTTAGCAGACCCTATGGTTAAGACATTGGTTCCACTTTTGGAGGAGCTGACACGTGTGGTACGCTCTACCGACCTTGAGCTACAGGTAGATGCAACCAAGGTGGCACATCAATGGAGCTCGATGATGGGAGCTAGTGGTCTTAAGTCTCAGCTCGAGGCATGGGCCTTTCTGCAATTCATTGTGGCGTTTGGATTGGCAAAACAAACTAGTCAAAATGAAACTTTACATTTTGCCAAGCATGTTGCTCACTTCAAACATGCTCCAAAACTCTTTCGATCTCTTGGTCTCACCTCTGCCATCCCAA ATTTTGTTAATGAGCTCCTAATCAAAGCCCAATATATTCCGGCAGTGCGGTTTATGCTTTTCTTCAACGTGAAGAGCAGCTTTTCTCCCCTGGTTATCTTGAAGCAAGAGGTCATGAATCTTAAACGCTCTGTCAACGACAAGAGAAGACTTGAATCACAG GCTGAAGCTAATCGAGATGCTGCTGCTAAAATGAGAGAGATAATTGAAATCACTGAAGACTTCAAGCTGAAAATTGATCTACCTATGGATCTTATCCTCAAATTCATGGTTCCACGTGAAATTCCGAATCAGAACCAACATGTTGTTGCCTCCTCATCATCTGCCCCTGTTCAATCAACGCAGATGCTTCCACGGTTTCATATGCAGGCTGCGCACACAGTCATTCACAACTCATACATTACCACTCATACCTCGTTCCCTTTCCTTCCAACAAGCTCCGGTGCAGCGCCAAATCCAGAGGTCGTAGACGTGGAAACACACCAAGCTGGCGGTTCAACTGCCTTCCACGCTGGTAGTAAACGTCTGAGGGTGGATCCTGGAGGAGGCCCTAGACCGGTGATAAGACCTTGCTTCAATCCATCACAAGGTTATGGCAGATTCTAG